From a region of the Falco cherrug isolate bFalChe1 chromosome 9, bFalChe1.pri, whole genome shotgun sequence genome:
- the TBC1D13 gene encoding TBC1 domain family member 13 isoform X2, with translation MSRLHQSRIADFQEVLGEPTVALAKLRDLCFSGIPFDGGLRCLCWKILLNYLPLEKALWSSLLKKQRDLYSQFLKEMIIQPGIAKANLGVSREDVTLEDHPLNPNPDSRWNTYFKDNEVLLQIDKDVRRLYPDMAFFQRPTDYPCLLILDPQNEFETLRKRVEQTTLKSQTVARNRSGVTNVSSPLKTTPSSLSEYEVLPNGCEAHWEVVERILFIYAKLNPGIAYVQGMNEIVGPLYYTFATDPNSEWKEHAEADTFFCFTNLMAEIRDNFIKSLDDSQCGITYKMEKVYSTLKEKDVELYLKLQEQNIKPQFFAFRWLTLLLSQEFLLPDVIRIWDSLFADDKRFDFLLLVCCAMLTLIRDQLLEGDFTLNMRLLQDYPISDVHLILKKAKELQDSK, from the exons ATGTCGCGGTtgcaccagagcag GATCGCGGACTTCCAGGAGGTGCTCGGCGAACCCACGGTGGCTCTGGCCAAGCTCCGCGACCTCTGCTTCAGCG GAATTCCTTTTGACGGTGGGCTgcgctgcctgtgctggaag ATACTCCTGAACTACCTCCCATTAGAGAAAGCCTTATGGAGCTCTTTGCTCAAGAAACAGAG gGATCTGTATTCCCAGTTCCTAAAGGAAATGATTATACAGCCTGGGATCGCCAAAGCCAACCTGGGTGTTTCAAGGGAAGATGTGACCTTAGAAGATCAC CCCCTCAATCCAAATCCAGACAGTCGATGGAATACTTACTTCAAGGATAATGAAGTGCTTCTCCAGATAGACAAAGATGTCAG GAGGCTGTACCCTGACATGGCATTTTTCCAGCGCCCAACGGACTACCCCTGCCTTTTAATCCTGGACCCCCAAAATGAGTTTGAGACGCTGCGCAAGCGGGTGGAGCAGACCACGCTCAAGTCGCAGACGGTGGCACGAAACCGCAGCGGGGTCACAAAT GTGAGCTCCCCTCTTAAAACGACACCCAGTTCTCTGAGCGAGTATGAAGTTCTGCCTAATGGCTGTGAAGCTCACTGGGAAGTGGTGGAGCGAATCCTGTTCATCTATGCCAAGCTGAACCCTGGGATAGCATATGTTCAGGGGATGAATGAAATTGTGGGGCCTCTTTACTACACCTTTGCTACAGATCCAAACAGCGAATGGAAAG aACACGCTGAAGCagacacatttttctgctttaccaATCTAATGGCTGAAATTCGGGACAACTTCATTAAGAGCCTGGATGATTCTCAGTGTGGTATTACCTACAAAATGGAGAAGGTCTACTCCaccctgaaagaaaaagatgtggaGCTGTATTTGAAACTG CAAGAACAGAACATCAAACCCCAGTTCTTTGCCTTCCGCTGGCTGACGCTGCTCTTGTCCCAAGAGTTCCTGCTGCCAGATGTCATCCGTATCTGGGACTCCCTCTTCGCTGATGATAAGCgctttgattttcttctgctcGTCTGTTGTGCCATGTTGAC ATTAATACGGGATCAGTTGCTGGAAGGAGACTTCACTCTGAACATGAGGCTGCTACAG
- the TBC1D13 gene encoding TBC1 domain family member 13 isoform X1 — MWRGARRGAREARNKRCNACGSAPFRIADFQEVLGEPTVALAKLRDLCFSGIPFDGGLRCLCWKILLNYLPLEKALWSSLLKKQRDLYSQFLKEMIIQPGIAKANLGVSREDVTLEDHPLNPNPDSRWNTYFKDNEVLLQIDKDVRRLYPDMAFFQRPTDYPCLLILDPQNEFETLRKRVEQTTLKSQTVARNRSGVTNVSSPLKTTPSSLSEYEVLPNGCEAHWEVVERILFIYAKLNPGIAYVQGMNEIVGPLYYTFATDPNSEWKEHAEADTFFCFTNLMAEIRDNFIKSLDDSQCGITYKMEKVYSTLKEKDVELYLKLQEQNIKPQFFAFRWLTLLLSQEFLLPDVIRIWDSLFADDKRFDFLLLVCCAMLTLIRDQLLEGDFTLNMRLLQDYPISDVHLILKKAKELQDSK; from the exons ATGTGGcggggggcccggcggggggccAGGGAGGCCCGTAACAAGCGCTGTAACGCCTGCGGCTCCGCTCCCTTTAGGATCGCGGACTTCCAGGAGGTGCTCGGCGAACCCACGGTGGCTCTGGCCAAGCTCCGCGACCTCTGCTTCAGCG GAATTCCTTTTGACGGTGGGCTgcgctgcctgtgctggaag ATACTCCTGAACTACCTCCCATTAGAGAAAGCCTTATGGAGCTCTTTGCTCAAGAAACAGAG gGATCTGTATTCCCAGTTCCTAAAGGAAATGATTATACAGCCTGGGATCGCCAAAGCCAACCTGGGTGTTTCAAGGGAAGATGTGACCTTAGAAGATCAC CCCCTCAATCCAAATCCAGACAGTCGATGGAATACTTACTTCAAGGATAATGAAGTGCTTCTCCAGATAGACAAAGATGTCAG GAGGCTGTACCCTGACATGGCATTTTTCCAGCGCCCAACGGACTACCCCTGCCTTTTAATCCTGGACCCCCAAAATGAGTTTGAGACGCTGCGCAAGCGGGTGGAGCAGACCACGCTCAAGTCGCAGACGGTGGCACGAAACCGCAGCGGGGTCACAAAT GTGAGCTCCCCTCTTAAAACGACACCCAGTTCTCTGAGCGAGTATGAAGTTCTGCCTAATGGCTGTGAAGCTCACTGGGAAGTGGTGGAGCGAATCCTGTTCATCTATGCCAAGCTGAACCCTGGGATAGCATATGTTCAGGGGATGAATGAAATTGTGGGGCCTCTTTACTACACCTTTGCTACAGATCCAAACAGCGAATGGAAAG aACACGCTGAAGCagacacatttttctgctttaccaATCTAATGGCTGAAATTCGGGACAACTTCATTAAGAGCCTGGATGATTCTCAGTGTGGTATTACCTACAAAATGGAGAAGGTCTACTCCaccctgaaagaaaaagatgtggaGCTGTATTTGAAACTG CAAGAACAGAACATCAAACCCCAGTTCTTTGCCTTCCGCTGGCTGACGCTGCTCTTGTCCCAAGAGTTCCTGCTGCCAGATGTCATCCGTATCTGGGACTCCCTCTTCGCTGATGATAAGCgctttgattttcttctgctcGTCTGTTGTGCCATGTTGAC ATTAATACGGGATCAGTTGCTGGAAGGAGACTTCACTCTGAACATGAGGCTGCTACAG